One Bradysia coprophila strain Holo2 unplaced genomic scaffold, BU_Bcop_v1 contig_145, whole genome shotgun sequence DNA window includes the following coding sequences:
- the LOC119074196 gene encoding transmembrane protein 53-B isoform X1, translating into MSLYRLSVRLISNNFSNDIKINFRNTNQQIVPGANIQTHRNFCALQKKHDVMPPNAMNARNLAIQEITKNIQLYSGKPRKAGIDPKTLRLNDPIDKPLVIMLSWLLAKQKHLSKFAELYIEQGYDVVTVAITPWQLLWPAKGTQVNAADLLKFLENNPMYNPLLLHGFSVGGYMWGECLVHMARDQERYSSILNRISGQIWDSAADITEIPVGVPKALFPTNQALQNALRHYMVYHMKTFHDAATMHYIRSSQMFHSTLVKSPALFLLSKTDPVGAVASNQRVRESWESLGISCSWKCWDQSPHVGHFHKHREEYVETLFNHLRSINMIGFADKLRAKL; encoded by the exons atgtcatTGTACAGACTGTCAGTTCGGTTGATATCAAATAATTTCAGCAACgatatcaaaatcaattttcggaATACAAATCAGCAGATAGTTCCAGGTGCAAATATTCAGACACATCGGAATTTCTGTGCATTGCAAAAGAAACAT GACGTAATGCCTCCAAACGCGATGAATGCACGGAATCTCGCTATTCAggaaatcacaaaaaatatccAGCTTTATTCGGGGAAACCGAGAAAAGCTGGTATCGATCCGAAAACTCTAAG ATTAAATGATCCCATTGATAAGCCTCTGGTTATTATGCTCAGCTGGTTGCTGGCAAAACAGAAGCATCTATCAAAATTCGCCGAACTCTACATCGAACAGGGCTACGATGTTGTAACGGTAGCAATCACACCGTGGCAGCTGTTGTGGCCTGCGAAAGGAACGCAAGTAAATGCAG CcgatttgctaaaatttttggaaaataatccGATGTACAATCCGTTGTTGTTGCACGGATTCTCAG TGGGAGGTTACATGTGGGGTGAATGCTTGGTACATATGGCTCGCGACCAGGAGCGATATAGTTCCATCTTGAATCGAATTTCCGGACAAATTTGGGATAGTGCGGCAGATATTACCGAAATACCAGTGG GTGTACCAAAGGCTTTGTTCCCTACCAATCAGGCCTTACAGAATGCTCTCAGACATTACATGGT TTACCACATGAAAACATTCCATGATGCAGCGACCATGCATTACATACGATCTAGTCAAATGTTTCACAGTACATTGGTAAAAAGTCCGGCCTTATTTCTACTTTCGAAAACCGATCCAGTTGGTGCTGTCGCTTCGAATCAGCGAGTCCGAGAAAGCTGGGAGTCGTTAGGCATTTCTTGCTCGTGGAAATGTTGGGACCAATCGCCCCATGTCGGTCATTTCCACAAACACAGAGAGGAGTACGTTGAGACATTGTTCAATCATTTGCGATCGAT
- the LOC119074196 gene encoding transmembrane protein 53-B isoform X2 — protein sequence MSLYRLSVRLISNNFSNDIKINFRNTNQQIVPGANIQTHRNFCALQKKHDVMPPNAMNARNLAIQEITKNIQLYSGKPRKAGIDPKTLRLNDPIDKPLVIMLSWLLAKQKHLSKFAELYIEQGYDVVTVAITPWQLLWPAKGTQLISADLLKFLENNPMYNPLLLHGFSVGGYMWGECLVHMARDQERYSSILNRISGQIWDSAADITEIPVGVPKALFPTNQALQNALRHYMVYHMKTFHDAATMHYIRSSQMFHSTLVKSPALFLLSKTDPVGAVASNQRVRESWESLGISCSWKCWDQSPHVGHFHKHREEYVETLFNHLRSINMIGFADKLRAKL from the exons atgtcatTGTACAGACTGTCAGTTCGGTTGATATCAAATAATTTCAGCAACgatatcaaaatcaattttcggaATACAAATCAGCAGATAGTTCCAGGTGCAAATATTCAGACACATCGGAATTTCTGTGCATTGCAAAAGAAACAT GACGTAATGCCTCCAAACGCGATGAATGCACGGAATCTCGCTATTCAggaaatcacaaaaaatatccAGCTTTATTCGGGGAAACCGAGAAAAGCTGGTATCGATCCGAAAACTCTAAG ATTAAATGATCCCATTGATAAGCCTCTGGTTATTATGCTCAGCTGGTTGCTGGCAAAACAGAAGCATCTATCAAAATTCGCCGAACTCTACATCGAACAGGGCTACGATGTTGTAACGGTAGCAATCACACCGTGGCAGCTGTTGTGGCCTGCGAAAGGAACGCAA TTAATTTCAGCcgatttgctaaaatttttggaaaataatccGATGTACAATCCGTTGTTGTTGCACGGATTCTCAG TGGGAGGTTACATGTGGGGTGAATGCTTGGTACATATGGCTCGCGACCAGGAGCGATATAGTTCCATCTTGAATCGAATTTCCGGACAAATTTGGGATAGTGCGGCAGATATTACCGAAATACCAGTGG GTGTACCAAAGGCTTTGTTCCCTACCAATCAGGCCTTACAGAATGCTCTCAGACATTACATGGT TTACCACATGAAAACATTCCATGATGCAGCGACCATGCATTACATACGATCTAGTCAAATGTTTCACAGTACATTGGTAAAAAGTCCGGCCTTATTTCTACTTTCGAAAACCGATCCAGTTGGTGCTGTCGCTTCGAATCAGCGAGTCCGAGAAAGCTGGGAGTCGTTAGGCATTTCTTGCTCGTGGAAATGTTGGGACCAATCGCCCCATGTCGGTCATTTCCACAAACACAGAGAGGAGTACGTTGAGACATTGTTCAATCATTTGCGATCGAT
- the LOC119074196 gene encoding transmembrane protein 53 isoform X3 yields the protein MPPNAMNARNLAIQEITKNIQLYSGKPRKAGIDPKTLRLNDPIDKPLVIMLSWLLAKQKHLSKFAELYIEQGYDVVTVAITPWQLLWPAKGTQVNAADLLKFLENNPMYNPLLLHGFSVGGYMWGECLVHMARDQERYSSILNRISGQIWDSAADITEIPVGVPKALFPTNQALQNALRHYMVYHMKTFHDAATMHYIRSSQMFHSTLVKSPALFLLSKTDPVGAVASNQRVRESWESLGISCSWKCWDQSPHVGHFHKHREEYVETLFNHLRSINMIGFADKLRAKL from the exons ATGCCTCCAAACGCGATGAATGCACGGAATCTCGCTATTCAggaaatcacaaaaaatatccAGCTTTATTCGGGGAAACCGAGAAAAGCTGGTATCGATCCGAAAACTCTAAG ATTAAATGATCCCATTGATAAGCCTCTGGTTATTATGCTCAGCTGGTTGCTGGCAAAACAGAAGCATCTATCAAAATTCGCCGAACTCTACATCGAACAGGGCTACGATGTTGTAACGGTAGCAATCACACCGTGGCAGCTGTTGTGGCCTGCGAAAGGAACGCAAGTAAATGCAG CcgatttgctaaaatttttggaaaataatccGATGTACAATCCGTTGTTGTTGCACGGATTCTCAG TGGGAGGTTACATGTGGGGTGAATGCTTGGTACATATGGCTCGCGACCAGGAGCGATATAGTTCCATCTTGAATCGAATTTCCGGACAAATTTGGGATAGTGCGGCAGATATTACCGAAATACCAGTGG GTGTACCAAAGGCTTTGTTCCCTACCAATCAGGCCTTACAGAATGCTCTCAGACATTACATGGT TTACCACATGAAAACATTCCATGATGCAGCGACCATGCATTACATACGATCTAGTCAAATGTTTCACAGTACATTGGTAAAAAGTCCGGCCTTATTTCTACTTTCGAAAACCGATCCAGTTGGTGCTGTCGCTTCGAATCAGCGAGTCCGAGAAAGCTGGGAGTCGTTAGGCATTTCTTGCTCGTGGAAATGTTGGGACCAATCGCCCCATGTCGGTCATTTCCACAAACACAGAGAGGAGTACGTTGAGACATTGTTCAATCATTTGCGATCGAT